TCGAGTTTTAAGCCTCAATATTGCTGGTGGCCTTTGCATATTTCTCGCAGTTTTAGGGATAGCTTTACCCGTACTGCCAACCACGCCTTTCCTCCTTCTTGCCAGTGCATGTTTCATGCGAAGCAACCCCAAAGTTCACAAATGGATGCATGAGCATAAAACGCTCGGCCCGTTATTGAACAATTGGTATCAACATGGTGCCGTTACCAAGCAAGTAAAAACGCGTGGCGTGTTCTTTATCTTGTTAAGTTTTGCGTTATCGATCTACTTTGCCCCGATCATTTGGGTCAAGGCTTTCCTAATTTGTGTACTTGTTATTCTTCTCACATGGTTTATGCGACTTCCAACCCATGAGTTGGTTGCTGACAGCAAAGAAAATCACTACCATTAAGCCAGTGTGCCTGCTTGTATAGCGGGCGTTTATTATTTCAGCAATTTGAGTTATGACTCTCGTTGCAATGAAGTCCAATCGTACCTTTCCTTAATTCCGAGCGTTGATGTTTGATTCGTTAACGAGAGTTTGGAAAGCGGCCTAATGAAGTGCATAAGATTATGAACACAGAAAAAATCTCTCTGATCAAAGCAAGCATCAAAAGCATTCCTGATTACCCAAAAGCGGGTATTTTGTTCCGTGACGTAACAAGCTTGATGGAAGATCCTGCCGCTTATAAAGCGACAATCGATCTGTTGGTGGACACATACAAGGGCATGGGCTTTACTAAGATCGTTGGTACTGAAGCTCGTGGTTTCCTATTTGGTGCGCCTCTTGCTCTTGAGTTAGGTGTCGGCTTTATCCCTGTTCGTAAGCCGGGCAAGTTGCCTCGTCAAACTGTGGCACAATCTTATGAGCTTGAGTACGGCACTGATACGCTAGAAATTCATACCGATGCTATCGTTGAAGGCGATAAAGTGCTGATGGTTGATGACTTGTTAGCAACAGGTGGTACGATTGAAGCGACAACGAAGCTGATTCGTCAGCTTGGTGGTGTGGTAGAACACGCTGCATTTGTTATTAACCTTCCAGAAATCGGTGGTGATAAGCGCTTACAAGGCTTAGGTCTAGAAGTGTT
Above is a window of Vibrio atlanticus DNA encoding:
- the apt gene encoding adenine phosphoribosyltransferase, which translates into the protein MNTEKISLIKASIKSIPDYPKAGILFRDVTSLMEDPAAYKATIDLLVDTYKGMGFTKIVGTEARGFLFGAPLALELGVGFIPVRKPGKLPRQTVAQSYELEYGTDTLEIHTDAIVEGDKVLMVDDLLATGGTIEATTKLIRQLGGVVEHAAFVINLPEIGGDKRLQGLGLEVFSICEFDGH
- a CDS encoding YbaN family protein, with translation MAGGLCIFLAVLGIALPVLPTTPFLLLASACFMRSNPKVHKWMHEHKTLGPLLNNWYQHGAVTKQVKTRGVFFILLSFALSIYFAPIIWVKAFLICVLVILLTWFMRLPTHELVADSKENHYH